From the genome of Anabrus simplex isolate iqAnaSimp1 chromosome X, ASM4041472v1, whole genome shotgun sequence, one region includes:
- the LOC136886082 gene encoding glucose dehydrogenase [FAD, quinone], with product MDRPSVLFTTRRIALTSSVMSIFVQLIEIAISLLRPDLYRDRPKDLSKLGRSFRERYDFIVVGAGSAGSVVASRLSEVEGWNVLLLEAGTSEPYSSDVPSLGGTLQRSAVDWQHLAEYDPKFCQAMERQRCYVPAGRTLGGTSTLNGMLYVRGNRRDYDDWAAVGNTGWDYDTVLKYFKKSEDMRAKRFKNDTKYHSTGGYLTVDEFKYRSPVSDALLEAGQELGYKNVDHNAESQTGFVRMYGTVRNGFRCNTAKAFLQPAKDRRNLDISLNSEVERILIDPNTTQAYGVVFTKNRKRYTIFADKEVVVSAGAFGSPKLLLLSGIGPKEHLQDIGISPTIADLKVGHNLQDHIATGGIVYLINKPASVVAPRALNLQNLLDFFLFSRGPTMSSGIAETVAFVHTKYSEDPERPDVALYLSAVTDNNDAGLYIKKLNSLTDDFYNAVFEPILFQDAFESLGTLLNPKSRGMVKLKGKDPKLPPVIELNYLSHEDDVKKLVEATKFGLKLSKTKVMQEYGATVNPNPFPGCEDLPFMGDSYLECAVRKYTHSLWHYVGTCKMGPAGDPDSVVNPRLQVKGVRGLRVVDASVMPVVPGANTNAPTIMIAEKAGDMIKEDWGNIVV from the exons ATGGACAGACCTTCAGTGTTGTTCACGACGCGGCGAATAGCTCTCACAAGCAGTGTGATGTCAATCTTCGTCCAGCTGATAGAAATAGCCATCTCTCTGTTACGTCCAGACCTGTACCGGGATCGACCCAAGGACCTGAGCAAGCTCGGAAGATCATTCAGAGAACGGTACGACTTCATTGTGGTGGGTGCCGGATCCGCAGGGTCTGTGGTGGCCAGCAGGCTGTCGGAGGTGGAAGGATGGAATGTGCTACTCTTAGAAGCAG GCACTTCAGAGCCTTACAGTTCGGACGTCCCGTCCCTCGGAGGTACTCTACAACGTTCAGCTGTAGACTGGCAGCACCTGGCGGAGTACGATCCCAAGTTCTGTCAAGCCATGGAACGACAGCGCTGTTACGTCCCGGCAGGGCGCACTCTGGGAGGTACCAGCACCCTCAACGGAATGCTGTACGTGCGAGGGAACAGGCGGGACTATGACGACTGGGCGGCGGTAGGCAACACCGGTTGGGACTACGACACTGTCCTCAAGTACTTCAAGAAATCTGAAGACATGCGAGCAAAGAGATTCAAGAACGACACCAAGTATCACAGCACAGGCGGATACCTCACAGTAGACGAGTTCAAATATCGATCCCCAGTGTCGGATGCTCTGCTAGAAGCAGGACAAGAATTAGGATATAAGAATGTGGATCACAACGCCGAGAGCCAGACAGGATTTGTGAGGATGTACGGAACTGTTCGTAACGGTTTCCGCTGTAACACAGCGAAGGCATTTCTACAACCAGCAAAGGATCGAAGGAATCTGGACATCAGTCTCAATTCAGAGGTCGAGCGGATTCTGATAGATCCAAATACGACGCAAGCATACGGAGTGGTCTTCACGAAGAACAGGAAAAGATACACCATATTTGCTGATAAGGAAGTTGTTGTATCGGCAGGTGCTTTTGGATCGCCCAAGCTACTGCTTTTATCCGGTATAGGACCAAAGGAGCACTTACAGGATATCGGGATATCACCCACGATCGCCGACCTCAAGGTTGGCCATAACCTACAAGACCACATTGCTACAGGAGGTATCGTTTATCTGATCAACAAGCCAGCCAGTGTTGTAGCACCGCGAGctttaaatttacaaaatttactggaTTTCTTCCTATTCAGTCGTGGACCAACGATGAGTTCTGGAATTGCTGAAACGGTTGCCTTCGTGCATACTAAATATTCTGAAGATCCAGAGAGGCCAGATGTAGCCCTCTATCTATCAGCAGTGACAGACAATAACGACGCAGGTTTATACATCAAGAAACTGAACAGCTTAACAGATGATTTCTACAACGCAGTGTTTGAACCTATACTTTTCCAAGATGCTTTCGAATCCTTGGGGACTTTGCTCAACCCTAAGAGCCGTGGAATGGTTAAACTGAAAGGGAAGGACCCAAAGTTGCCTCCAGTCATTGAACTTAATTATTTATCGCATGAAGACGACGTCAAGAAACTGGTTGAAGCGACCAAGTTTGGACTGAAGCTGAGCAAGACTAAGGTGATGCAAGAGTACGGTGCAACCGTGAACCCAAACCCGTTTCCCGGTTGCGAAGATTTGCCGTTTATGGGGGACTCGTATCTCGAATGCGCCGTCAGAAAATACACGCACAGTTTGTGGCATTACGTTGGCACTTGCAAGATGGGTCCTGCAGGAGATCCTGATTCCGTTGTAAATCCAAGGCTTCAAGTCAAAGGCGTTCGTGGATTACGAGTGGTGGATGCCTCTGTAATGCCCGTTGTACCTGGAGCGAACACGAACGCTCCGACAATAATGATCGCGGAGAAAGCTGGAGATATGATCAAGGAAGACTGGGGTAACATTGTCGTTTGA